The sequence GATTTATTAGTTAACTCTATTTGGCGTTATCAGTGGACGAGGAAAGAAACTCCTCTTACTCCTGAAATAAATAATGTGTTATATGAAGAAACACAGGGCATTCCAGATTTATTAAAAAAAGTTTATGGTATTGCACAGGCCTATACAATTTCTACAGGCAAAGAAGAAATAACTCCTTATATTATTAAAAAAGTGGCTAAACAAAACTTAAAACTGGTGCAGCCAATGCTTACTGCCTTAAAAACTGGCAATGTCAGAGAAATTGCTAAATTTGAAGATATATGTATGTTAAATATAAATTTCAATGGTTTTTTGACTAGAACAAAACAGTCTATTACTTTAGATTTAAAAGCTAAAGCAATTAAAAAGCAGGAAAAAGAACAAAAGAAAGAAGATATGATGGATAAGAAAAAGGAGGCAGTTTTGAAGCTTATAGATCTGGGATTTGATGCTAAAAAGGCTCAAAAAACTATCGATAAGATGGATTATGAGCAAGGTAACGAGAATGTAAGTATAAATAGTATAGTATTAGATGCAATAAAACTTCTTACAGATGGAGAAAAGAAAAACAAAGCAAGTGGTGAAGGGAAGGTTAAATATGATGCATCTGATATTCGGTATATAGTTGAACAGGGTAAAAAATATAATAAAAGTGCATATGAATCGCTATTAGAGAAAGGTTACATTAAGACATTTCAAAATGATGTCTTTTCTTTTCAGAGGAGATGGTGCAGTGAACTTTTTTCCAACACCATATCCAGATGAGCTATTATACAGTGTATTGGGGCGTTACTGTATTAGAAGTGGAAACATAAGAGAAATACATAATATTCAAGATATGTTTGGGTCACGAAATGTGATTGCATCTATGGAATTGCCAACACAACTGGAAGCATTAATTGCAAATATGCCCGTAAATACAAAATATACGGCGGAACAATTTATATATAAGCATACTTTGTTTCCTTTTTATGCTGCTTTTATTCCTTCCAAGCGAGCTAAAGAAATTGTACAAGCAATGAAAAACGGAGAAGGGAAAACAATCTATATAAAAATTGGGTTAGTGTCAAACACCGTAATATTAAACAGGTTTTTTAGATTTTGTCCTGAATGTTTTAAAAAAGATATAGAAACATTTGGAGAACCATATTGGCATAGAATTCACCAGGTTACAGGGGTATTTGTATGTTTAAAGCATAAGATGCCTCTTTGTGACAGCACAGAACTCATAAGGGCAGGCAACAGACAGAGATTTATTAGTGCATCCCATGAGAACTGTATAGTAGAAAAAGAAATAAGTTATTCAAATGATTTGATGGAAAAGATGCTTTGGATAGCAGAGGATACAGAAATACTTCTAAATAATCAATTTGGGTTTAGGGAAGGTCAATGGTTTAAAAGTCAGTTTCGGGTTAAGTTGATTGAAAAAGGCTATGCTAGGATGAACAATTATATTCATCAAAAGAAGTTAAAACAAGACTTTGTGGATTTTTATGGTCAAGAATACTTGGCACTTGTTCAATCCCCTGTATCAGTTAATAGTGGAGGTTGGCTACCTGATATGGTTAGAAATAATGATAGGACAACCTATTCAATAAGGTATCTATTATTAGCGAGGTTTCTCGGAATTCCAATCGTTGATTTATTTAATACAAAACTTGGCTCGAATGATGAAGATGAAAACAATATTGATGCTTATCAGGAACTGTGGGACCAGAGGTTGATAGAACTTGCTCAATCAGGGCTATCAATCCGAGAAATATCAGATATATTAAAGTCATCTACAAAAACAATTAGGAAGGCTATTGATAGATTAGGAATAGAAGAGTTTTGGAAATTTAATGGCGGTGGAAAATATCTTCATAGCAAGTTTACTGATACAGAAGAATTCAGAATGAAAAGAGAAAGGTTAAGGGAAGAGTGGCTTGAACTCCATGCTCAATATCCTGATAAAAGCAGCAGTCAAATTCGTAAAAATAACGATGGAGTCTATGCTTGGTTAAAAAAATATGATAGTGAATGGATGGAAGAAAACTATCGCAGAATAAAAACAGTAGTTAATACTGTTGATTGGGATAAAAGAGATGCTGAATTGCTTCCAAAAGTAAAAGAAGTGGTTAAAGAAATGAAACAAGGTAAGCCTGAAAGGATAACGTGGGGTGGTATAGGAAGAAAATTAGGGATTAGCGGATGGTTTGCAAAGAGCAAAAATAAGCTGCCATTTACTAAAAAGTATGTAGATTCCGTAGTAGAAAATCTGCAAGAATTTCAAATAAGAAAGATACAATGGGGTATGAGTCAATTAGAGGGGGAAGGAAAAGAAATCAAGTTGTGGAATTTAGTAGAAACGGCAGGAGTTAAGCCTAGATATATGAAGAATATTAGTAAAGAAATAAAAAAAATATTAGAAGAAAAAGGCTATGATACAGATTTTTTATCTAACTTAAAATAAGGTAGATATGAATTTGATTCGATATAAAGAAGACACTATAAAAGTATCTAGATTTTTTGGTAGTGCCTTGATAAGGGAACGAGTGGTAGAATTGTGATTTTACTCAATTCTATTATTCGAACCATTATGTCCAAAAATTTGCTTTTTTAGAGTATAATATAGATAGATTAAGATTAGTCGTTTATAGATACGAGAATATGTGACTAAATAAAGAAAGATACTTATTTTTTGGCAATGAATTAATAAATGAATGAATTAGTATTTTCCTCCAGAAAACCTATAAAGATTTTTAAGTATAAACAAAAAAGGGGGAGATAGAAATGCTTGTATTTTGGAGTGCAGTAATCGGAATTATTTTGATGACATTAACGGCCATTTACAGCATAAAATTAATGAGTAAAAAATAATAAATAGATAGGGTTAATAGTTGGGATTAAGATATTATATCGGTAACTTTTGTTATCAAAATTAGAGTTTTTCATGGAAAAAACGTTGATATAACAGACTTAAGAGGGAAAACGGATGATAAGAATAGTCCTTTTTCCCTTTTTCTATATGCCTTGCTCTGCTCTCACGATATGACTTTATTGCTTTTTAAAAAAAGTGCTAGGATAAAAAGGCTATAATACGGGCTTTTAAAGTATTGATAATTATAATGGTATAATAGAAGAAACAGGTAAAAACTTGTTCAATATAGTAGTTGGAAATTGATAGGAGATAGATTCACATATAAAGGATAAAGTAGTAGTAGGTCTACAATGCAACTAATTCATTTGCCTTTAAATAATGTTAAAAAACAAACAGATAATTACTGAAAGGGGGTTAGATATTATGTTTAAAAAAATCCTGGGAGTATTTGGTATAAATAAGAGAAAAGACTCTTTAAGAAGTAACCCGAAGGAAGAAGGTAAAAATGCTTTAGAACAAGAAGTTGGTAAGGCAATTGATGAAATAAAGGACGAAATATTTACAGTTGATTTTATTAGCATTAGGGAAAATAATGAGACAATTAAAAATGCAGAAGTTGTGTTTCCTGCCAAAAATCAATACATAATAATTAATGGTGAAAAAACATATTTTGATGCTTACTATATTAGGGACGAAGGAAAGAGTAGCGATAACCTATATAATAGGATAGCGACTCCTGATTTTAAGTTTTGGATTCTGCCTAAAGACTATAAGCGCTTCATGGTGATAGCCAATCATCGCCATGATATACTCATTGAAAATAGGAAGAAACGTGATGAGATAATTAAAATTGATATGAATACTCCTTGTGAATATGATTCCATAGATAAAGATATATATAAATGTTTTATCTCAAATAAAGCTGGAATGTGCGATGCTATAGGGACATGGGAACAATTTAGAAAAGTGGAAGAACAAATAGCAAAAATATGTGAAGAAAATAGTGGCAGATATTTTAAGACACAGGCTAAAACTGCTAATTTTGCAATTATTTTTGATTACATAGCTAGAACATATTCAAATGTAAGCAGTCTTAAGGAAAAAGGATATAAAGTTACGACGTTTGAAATGGCACTTGAGTTTTTTGGGCTTTCTCATATGTGGAATTTGAGCAATCTTAAGAAAATGGAGAAAAAGCATAAAGAATTTATAAAGGAAAGTTACAATAAATAGGTAAATCTTGTTTTATTAAAGTATAACCATGGGTTTGGTCAAAATACAGTTATTTTATTTTGTATAAATATCATCAACATACAGTAAGAAGAATATTTATTTAATTCTGTATAGCAGATATAATGTAAAATAAATAAGACCAGCTAATTAAAGTCAATAGATTTTAGCAAAATAATATTAAATATTTTTTGAAAAATTAATAATAAAAAAATGCACACCTAATAAACCAATGATTATTGGTTTAAAAAACGAAGCTGTTATTTAAAATTGTTCTTTGAAAACTAAACATTAAATACAGATCATTAGGCTACTGAAGACCTAGTAAGAAGTAGTTCCTCATGCTCTTCTGGGGTTCTTAGCTCAAAAGGCTTTTTGTCTCTCATGACGGCGAATATAATATTTACTAATTTTCTCATTACAGCACCTAATGCAACCTTTTTGGGCTTGTTTGTACACTTTTTTTGGTAGAACTCATAGAGCACTGGATTAGTTTTGTCACCATTTCTCTTACTTCGAATATTGGCTAAAGCAGTTGTAAAGATGACCCTACGAAGCAATCTAGAGCCCCTTTTAGACATTTTGTTACGGGTTCCGGTGAATTCACCCGATTGATTAACAGAGGGGTCAATTCCAAAGAAAGCTACAAGTTTATTGGGGCTAGAAAATGCAGAAAAATCACCAACCTCAGCAAGTATCGTGGCAGCAGTTAGTATCCCGATACCAGGAATACTGCATAGCAGATTAATAATAGGTGCCAATACAGGATTATCTTCTAAAGAATCTGCTAAAATAATTTCATTAATTGCGTCAAGTATGTCTTTTTGGGCATCTTGTAAGGTTCTTACCATGGAAATATTAACTTTGAGAATGGCTAGATTTCCAGGGTTATTGATGCTTAAATCTTTAAATTCCTTAGCTTTTAAAACCAAAAGTTCATATTTTTCAGTGGACCACGCTAAACCTTTTTTAGAAGTTTTTTCAATAAGTGATATTAATGTTTGTTTGTTAGCCTTTAGAATTTGCTTAGGTGAAGGATACCTATCAAGTACTGCTAAGGCAGTGTTTGAATATACATTTTGGAAGACATCTGTAAAGTTTAGCATTACTTGATCAATAATGCCAATAAGCCTATTCTTGTAAGTAGTAAGTTCATCACCTAACTTGTAATATTGGCGACAAAGGCTTTTAAGGCAGTCAATAACATCATCAGGAACAACAGTAGTCTTAATAAAAGAAAACCTATAAAGCAATGCAATCTTATGGGCATCAAATTTATCATTTTTTACTTTCCTTATTCCAATATTTTTGATAGAATCAGATTGGATGGGGTTTATGATAGAGACCTCAAATCCAGAATCAGAAAGATAGTGGAAGAGGATTTTGTGATAGTGCCCAGTGGATTCTAAGACTACGACAGGCCTAATTGCAAAATCCTTTTCTGCTTTTTGCAATAGACCTATAGCCTCTTTAATACTGTCAATTGAATCATGATAGATCTTAATACGATGATAAATCTCATTATTAGGGGACAAAATACACATCTCACTAAAATTTTTACCAACATCAATTCCAGCTACAGGTGGATAATCCATAAGAAACCTCCTAAATAAAGTATTTGGATTTAGAAATCCATTCCTTCTCAAATAAGTACACAACCTTGCATGTGACACGAGGAACCAGTGTTAACTGGCCTCAACCAGCCAAATAATGTAATCTTATGAGAATGGATAGATACTCTTTTTTACAGGTAGTCGCATAAAGGCGTCCTAGGAGGAATTGCATCAACCTCCAAATCCATAAATTAATTATACAATATTGTTCATGGTTCAGGCCAAATTAAACTGGCTTTATGGCTAGGGTGAGAAGCCAAAGAAATGTATTTAATGATTAGAAAAGAAGACTATATTATTATTTAAGAAATTGATAATTATTACAGTGGAAAACTGTAATTTGATTATAACTATATTGTACAAGGAGGGATATATTGAGTGTAGTAAATGATATACAAGCTATATTTGCCAGAGAAGCAAAAATGTCTCCTATGCTTTTAGCTGATTTAGCAAATATGGAAAAATATATTGCCGAAAGTTATCAATCACGTTCTGTTGTAGAATTGCTTCAAAATGCTGATGATGCAAATGCAAAAAGATTTTTTATTAGGTCTAATAACGATTGTATTATAGTAGCCAATGATGGAAGAAAATTTAATAAAGATGACGCTATGTCTATTTGTAGAAGTGGAGTATCTACAAAAAAGAGAGATGGAAAAACCATTGGATATAGAGGAATTGGTTTTAAGTCCGTAGTTAATCTGGCAGAAAGAGTACATATAATAAGTGGTACAATCAGGATGACGTTTTCAAGAGAATTGACGAAAAATTATCTTGAAGTTAGCAATAAAGTGCCGCTGATAAGAATACCGCATATATATACACCTATATCAAATCATGAAGGAACTATTAATAAGTTAATTGAGAAGAATTTTAACTCCATATTTATTTTCGAGCATCCTAAATTAAATAACTTGAATGAGGATTTAGGTTTATTAGATTCGAGCATATTACTTTTTTTAAAAAATATTTGTGAATTGGAAATACATTCGGTCGTATCAAAAAAAATAAGTGTTTCAAGAAAAGAATTAGATTATAAAGAAATTATAGTTATTAATGATAATGATAACGAGCAAGAAAGATGGTTGGTTATTAGGGATGAAAAATGTAATGCTTTAGCTTTTCTGTTAAATGATTGTAATGAAATTATAGAATTAGGGGAGGATAGGGCTGTAATTCATTCGTTTATGCCGACAAAAGACAAAGTTGGTTTGCCAATAAAAATTAATGGTGATTTTTCTACAGACCCTTCTAGAACAAGAGTTGTATATGATGAAATATCAAAACAGACATTATTGTCATGTAGTAGATTAGTAATTAATTCTTTAAAAGATTGTATATCTAATAAAGAGCAATATGATGGTTTAGGCCTTTTTAGCGTTTTTGCAAATTTCAAGAAAGATAGAGTTAGTGGTTTTACATTAGGTGTTAAGATTAAGGAATATTTTTTTGATTGTATTAAAAGTGAACTAAATAATATTAAGTGGTATAACGGGGTTGAAACGGAGAATCTTCGAGTAAATCCTGAATGGCTAAATTCATATGATTTTAAAAAATTTTGCAGACAGTTAAAGTATACACCGCTATGTAAAGAACTAGAAAAAGATTATCCAGGGATATTAAAATTTTCAAATTTGTTTGAGTTGAAAACTTTAGATTTGGATCAAGTCTTGGATTTGTTAAATAATCTTAAACCTACAATTAATGGTAGTGTGGATGTTATATGCGAAATTATTCGTCAGTATAGATTTAATTGCAATTCAAAAATCAAAGTAAAAATTAAAAATGCTAATTTAATATATTTTAAGTCAGGTATATATTCATCAAATTCAAAAATAAATGATTTTAACTTTGACCCTGATTTTTATGATGCTTTAAATATGAGGATAAACGATGATAATGATTTAAAATGGTTTATAAAATTATATTTTGAAGATTTGAGTATTCAAGTTTTAAAAGCAAACAACATATTACAGGAGGAACATAAGCAAGTAAAAGGTAATGATACACAACTTTTAAAGCTTGAGGTTAGTAGGTATACTAGTAAAGCAACTTTGCCACCTATAAACAAATGGAGAAGTGTAGAACAAAATCTTGCTGCTTTTCTAGAAAGAGATTCGGCAGTTAAAAAAGTTATTGATGTTAGTAAAAGTAATTTGGGTTATGATATAGAAGTTCATTATAATGATGATAGAGTTCGATATATAGAGGTTAAAAGCGTTGAAAGGTTGGGAGCACCCATTTCGTTGACAAATAATGAGTATTCAACTGCAAATGAATTAAAAGAAGAATATTTATTAGCCATAGTGGAGCAAACAGATTTATGTATGGAAGTATGCTATATTGAGAATCCAATAAATCATCTAAATTTAATTAAAAGAGTAACTAGATGGGAATGGATTTGTGATGATTATAGTGGTACTTTTTTAAACTATTCATTTTAAATAATAGGGGGATATTATGGCAAACAAAAATAGAATTGAAGTGAGCAAAATACAGCGATTAATTAGCATTGAAAAGAAATATGGGATAGATGATATGAATCTATTCGCATATATGCCAAATTCTAAAGAGCTAATTATTTATGGAGAAATTTATGGTGAAAGGTTAACTAATAGCATTAAGATGATGTGTAGTGTATATGATAATGAAGGAGATATAATAGCATCAGGAGAAAATAGTAGTTATTCAAGTGGATTGGTAACAAGTTATATAGAACCACAATGTTTTGAAGGAATATTTCCATTTGAGATACAAGTAAATATACCAAATGGGAACAAGATTGATAAAATACGTATTTACCCCATAAATTAGTATATGTAAGGAGGATACTCGTGGAAAAAGATTTTAAGTATCCAAAAAATATTGTTGAACGATTGGATGTTTTTGAAAGAAAATTTGGAATAGAAGATATGAATGTAAGTGTTTTTCAAGATTCTTGGTATGACGGGGATTCAGGGGTAAAAGTTATAGGAGAAATTCTAGCTGAAAATTTAACTGAAAACATATTAATAATAATAACAGTACATAATGAAGATGGACAAATTATTGGTGCTGATTTTAATGAAAAAATTGATGCAGCAGATTTTGGCGGTATTTATTCATTTTCTCAAAGTCTGCGCGTTGCTAGTGGAGAAAACATTTATAAAGTACGTGTATATCCCGTAAAAAATCCAGCAAGTTGGTAATTTGATAGTATTGGTTATTTCTGCTTTACAAGAAAAAGCCAGTAGCTTTAATAAAAAGAGTGTAATAATTGAGAGTTTTTAGAATGGCGGGCACAGAAGTTGTTGCAAACGATTATTATTGACCAGTAATATTTATTATATGAAATTTATTTAATTATATCAAGAATAATAATGTTTAAATTCATATAACAAATTCAGGTATAAAGTAACATCTTAAGACATTAATCCTTACCCCTTAAAACTGTAACTATGTATAACCAAAATAAAGTCTTGTGACGGAAAATAAAGTTTTGTCATGTTTATTAGGGAGCAAGGCTCAAGAATCAATGAATAAGGATATTTTTAAGAAGGATTTAGAGACAATCACAATAGACTAAAACCATTGATAGTAAAGATTTAAGAGGGAAAACGGATTATGATAAGAATAGTCCTTTTCCCTTTTTTCATATACCTTGATCCTGCCTTTACAACAGAACTTTATTTACTTTTTCAGAGAGCATTAAGGGGCATTTGAGGGCAAAAAATAATAGGAAGTAAAAAAGAGGTAAAAAGGAAGAAAAATACAAAGGTAGAGATACCAATGGTTAGCGGGTTGTGCGTGACAGAACTATATTTGCTTTTTGACAGAACTTTATTTTGATTGCACATATAATGTCTCCATCAAATAAAGTCCTATCATTTTGCAAATTCATTTTAAAATGCAAATAAAGTTGTTTCAGGAAACATGGTTTATTAGGGATTAGGAATCTCGGGTAAGCCATGTTTTTTTATTAGAGGTTTGCGAGGGATAGAGAAAAGGATACAAGGCAAAAGTCAGGTAAATCAAGGGATTGAAAGATTGAATGGAAAAGAAAATGGAGAGGAGAAATGGATAGAATTCTCCTTAAACCTTCTCCCTTAACCCTCAATCCTAATAGAACTTTATTTTCATTTTTTGCCCTAATTTTTAAGAAATACAAGGACTTTAAAAGATAAATTAAGGGGAAAAGGGCATAAATGGGGAATTAGGGATAAAAAAACAAGCCGGTGTTTTCAAGGGTTTGAGGGGTGTTGGTGAGAGAACTTTATTTGAAAAAGGAGAGGAGTTTGTTTGATGAACACATAGTTAGGAACAAGGAAAAAGGGGTAAGGAATATAGGAAATAAATTAGGCAGGATATAGGGGTTAATTAGTTGTTGTAAAAAGAAAATAAAGTAGTGGTATTAGAAGGGATAAGGAATAAGGGAAGGCATTGGTAATACAGGGTTTAGTTCAGTTTTAAGGTTAAAAGAATATGGATATTAAAGGGAATTTGTGAAAGGACTTTATTTACTTTTACTATACAACATAGGCCTTTTTTTCTGTTTCTAAAAATGATGTGGTGAAAAATATTAGAAATAGAAAAGTCCTTGCATTGCAGAAAAGTAGTTACAAAAAGAAAATAAAGTTCTTAGATGGTGTTTTACCCACATTTCTTGATACAAGAATGGGGATAAAGTATATAAAATATAAGGGAAATGTGGATAAAAGGGAAAAGGAATTAGGACATTATTTACATTTTATAAGAACTTAGCATATTTTTTCTGTTTCAGAAATGATGAAGAAGAAATTTTGGAAAAAGAAAAGACAATTTTAGTGATGGTAAAGTTCTATTAAAGTGAAAATAAAGTTATATTATTTATATGAATATAGGAAACAGGTTGTGGAAGAGGTTAATAGGGTATTAGGAGAGTTGCTTAAAAAGTAGTAAGGTGTAAGAAAACGGGTGCTTTTATAGGTTATATGGTGTAAAATAAAGGTATAAGGAACGAATTAGTAGAATAAAACGAATTATCGAGGGAGATGAAAATAGTGATTATACGTTTAGCCAAAATTGATGATGAAGAAAAAATATCAAGCCTGATAGCACAGTTTAGAGTTGAACTAAAACAATTTAAAGGAATTACTTCAACACCTAAAATAGACCAAGCAAAGGAAGAATTTAAAGAATATATAGAGGCGAAGTATCCTATTTTTGTCGCTGAAGATAATAGTAAAGAACTATTGGGGTATATAGTTTGTAGAATTGATGGTAATGTAGTTTGGGCAGAATCTCTATTTGTTTCTGATAGTGCAAGGAGAAAAGGTATAGCCTCAAAACTATATAAAGAGGCAGAAAAAATTGCGAATGAATTGGGTGGGGATACAGTTTTTAACTGGGTACATCCTAATAACGATAAGATGATAACATTTTTATCTAAAATAGGATATGATGTTTTGAACCTTATTGAAATAAGAAAACCTTCGAAAAATGAAATATTAACTCAAAAAATATGTGTTGGAAATCATGAGTATAACTATTAATCTTTAGGTTGGAATATTTATATTTTACGTCGCAGTGGTTGAATTTTGTGAATTAAGAACATTATATTTAAAGGAGGGTATGAAAATGATTATACTTGGGATTATCGTGAGTATTGTTATTGGCGTGATAGGTTCCAGCATTGGTTACGGAATGAATGCTGCTGAATTAGGGCCAATATTATCGATTGCAACAATGGGTGGATTTATCATGGCTTATATAAAGAAAAATAATATTAAATAAACATTTAGAGGCGTAAAAGTTGAATGATGTACATTAAGATAATG is a genomic window of Acidilutibacter cellobiosedens containing:
- a CDS encoding GNAT family N-acetyltransferase produces the protein MIIRLAKIDDEEKISSLIAQFRVELKQFKGITSTPKIDQAKEEFKEYIEAKYPIFVAEDNSKELLGYIVCRIDGNVVWAESLFVSDSARRKGIASKLYKEAEKIANELGGDTVFNWVHPNNDKMITFLSKIGYDVLNLIEIRKPSKNEILTQKICVGNHEYNY
- a CDS encoding IS110 family RNA-guided transposase; protein product: MDYPPVAGIDVGKNFSEMCILSPNNEIYHRIKIYHDSIDSIKEAIGLLQKAEKDFAIRPVVVLESTGHYHKILFHYLSDSGFEVSIINPIQSDSIKNIGIRKVKNDKFDAHKIALLYRFSFIKTTVVPDDVIDCLKSLCRQYYKLGDELTTYKNRLIGIIDQVMLNFTDVFQNVYSNTALAVLDRYPSPKQILKANKQTLISLIEKTSKKGLAWSTEKYELLVLKAKEFKDLSINNPGNLAILKVNISMVRTLQDAQKDILDAINEIILADSLEDNPVLAPIINLLCSIPGIGILTAATILAEVGDFSAFSSPNKLVAFFGIDPSVNQSGEFTGTRNKMSKRGSRLLRRVIFTTALANIRSKRNGDKTNPVLYEFYQKKCTNKPKKVALGAVMRKLVNIIFAVMRDKKPFELRTPEEHEELLLTRSSVA
- a CDS encoding TnsD family Tn7-like transposition protein translates to MNFFPTPYPDELLYSVLGRYCIRSGNIREIHNIQDMFGSRNVIASMELPTQLEALIANMPVNTKYTAEQFIYKHTLFPFYAAFIPSKRAKEIVQAMKNGEGKTIYIKIGLVSNTVILNRFFRFCPECFKKDIETFGEPYWHRIHQVTGVFVCLKHKMPLCDSTELIRAGNRQRFISASHENCIVEKEISYSNDLMEKMLWIAEDTEILLNNQFGFREGQWFKSQFRVKLIEKGYARMNNYIHQKKLKQDFVDFYGQEYLALVQSPVSVNSGGWLPDMVRNNDRTTYSIRYLLLARFLGIPIVDLFNTKLGSNDEDENNIDAYQELWDQRLIELAQSGLSIREISDILKSSTKTIRKAIDRLGIEEFWKFNGGGKYLHSKFTDTEEFRMKRERLREEWLELHAQYPDKSSSQIRKNNDGVYAWLKKYDSEWMEENYRRIKTVVNTVDWDKRDAELLPKVKEVVKEMKQGKPERITWGGIGRKLGISGWFAKSKNKLPFTKKYVDSVVENLQEFQIRKIQWGMSQLEGEGKEIKLWNLVETAGVKPRYMKNISKEIKKILEEKGYDTDFLSNLK
- a CDS encoding sacsin N-terminal ATP-binding-like domain-containing protein codes for the protein MSVVNDIQAIFAREAKMSPMLLADLANMEKYIAESYQSRSVVELLQNADDANAKRFFIRSNNDCIIVANDGRKFNKDDAMSICRSGVSTKKRDGKTIGYRGIGFKSVVNLAERVHIISGTIRMTFSRELTKNYLEVSNKVPLIRIPHIYTPISNHEGTINKLIEKNFNSIFIFEHPKLNNLNEDLGLLDSSILLFLKNICELEIHSVVSKKISVSRKELDYKEIIVINDNDNEQERWLVIRDEKCNALAFLLNDCNEIIELGEDRAVIHSFMPTKDKVGLPIKINGDFSTDPSRTRVVYDEISKQTLLSCSRLVINSLKDCISNKEQYDGLGLFSVFANFKKDRVSGFTLGVKIKEYFFDCIKSELNNIKWYNGVETENLRVNPEWLNSYDFKKFCRQLKYTPLCKELEKDYPGILKFSNLFELKTLDLDQVLDLLNNLKPTINGSVDVICEIIRQYRFNCNSKIKVKIKNANLIYFKSGIYSSNSKINDFNFDPDFYDALNMRINDDNDLKWFIKLYFEDLSIQVLKANNILQEEHKQVKGNDTQLLKLEVSRYTSKATLPPINKWRSVEQNLAAFLERDSAVKKVIDVSKSNLGYDIEVHYNDDRVRYIEVKSVERLGAPISLTNNEYSTANELKEEYLLAIVEQTDLCMEVCYIENPINHLNLIKRVTRWEWICDDYSGTFLNYSF